The genomic window GTCTTCCACCGGCTTCCATGCACAGCTGGCATTGTTAGATGGGAAGCCTGATGAGGCTGTGAGGATCCTCTTTTTCTCTGACACTCGGAATCACTCGAAGGGGCTACAATTCTTCTGGGTAAGAAGCTTCGCCTGAAGAGAGTGCTATGGAAATCGTCACGTCGCCGACCAATAAAGCAGCTCGGAAATCACCCAAAGAGGCGAAATAACAACCACCCTTTACTTGCCACTAACGACGTGGATTACACGCTCCGCAGAGGAATTCCGTCGCTCGTATTCTAGAGTTTGTGGACATTCTTTCTATTTCGCGCCGGTCACTGTCGACTGACCGGTCAATAGCCAGAGCGGGTCATACAACCGTCCAAGAACTGGTATAGTGACGTAAGTCTCACTAGCCGGGTAAAGGTAACAATAAGAAGGAGAGCCTCCCGTTGATCAACAAGGCCAAAGGCACTTTGCGGCGCACCGCCAGCGGTCTAAGGGTGCGCCTGATCCAGCTATTACCCCGCCGCATCCCAATCGCATTCAAACTGGCACTGGTCATGACCCTGCTGCTGGTGCTGGGGATGACGAGCCTGGGCTTGTTTATCAGCGATAACCAGAACCGCCTGATTCGGACTCAACTGCATGAGTTCGGTAACACCATGGCGTTGCAGCTGGCTAAACTGGCCGGTGAACCGATTTTGTCGGAAAACAGCCTGAACCTGCGGATGCTTACCACCAACCTTGGCCAGGATGAGAAAATCCTCGGCGCAGGTATCTACTCGCGCGACGGCGAACTGCTGTCGGCGACCGGTATCCAGCCAGACCTGACCGGTTCCCCTTTCCAGACTGGCGGAGTTATCTCCCGCCCCTGGTTCCGAAACGCGGCTGATGGTTCCCAGGAACGGTTGCTCAGCTTTATCGCCCCGGCCACTTACCTCGACGTGCAGGTCGGCTCGGTAATAGTCACCCTGTCGGCATCGCAAATGGACCAGGCAGCAACCAGCGCCCGCGATGCCATTATCTACGCCACCCTGGCCATGACGGTACTCGCTTCCCTTCTGGCCTATTGGTTGAGCCGGCGCCTGTCACTACCGATCCACCATTTGATGAAAGCCACCCAGGCCATCGACCGTGGCGACCTGGCCACCCGGATCGACCAGCAGCGCAATGACGAAATCGGCTATCTGTTCGAAGGGTTCAACAATATGGCGGCGGGGCTGCTGAGGAAATCACAGGTCGAGCAGGTGTTCTCCCGCTATGTATCAAAAAACGTCGCCGACAAGGTACTGGCCAACCTGGACGAGGTCCGGCTGGTCGACCGCCCGATCGAGGCAACGGTGCTGTTCGCTGATATCACCGGCTTTACCGCGATGTCAGAAAAGCTGCAGCCCAGCCAGGTTTCCGAGCTGTTAAATGAATATTTCTCGTATATCTCACAAGCCTGCTCAATGTATGGTGGGGTCGTCGACAAGTTTATCGGCGACTGCGCGATGCTGGCGTTTGGGGTACTGGAGGACGATACCGACCACGCGTTCCACGCAGTCAGCTGTGCGGTGCTGATCCAGCAACTTGCGGCGCGCTTAAACGAGCAACGCCGTGCCAACGGCCGGCCCGAAGTACATTTCCGCATCGGCATCAATTGCGGTGCGATGCTGGCCGGCAACCTGGGCTCCGACGAGCGGATGGAATACACGGTGGTCGGTGATGCCGTCAACCTGGCATCCCGCTTGTGCAGCGAGGCTCAGTCGAATCAAATCATCATTCAAAAGAAAATGTTCACCATGCTCGAGCCCCGCATCATCGCCCGGTCCGAGCGGACACTGGCGGTCCGCGGCAAGTCAGCGCCGGTGGGGATCTATTCAGTGCAGGATATCCATCGCAATGATCAGGCACAGCTGCGTGCTAACCTGCAGAAAGTGCTCAACAGCCGGCCCCACCAACAGCGCCGGCAGGCAGTCGCCCATGTCTAGACACCGGTTAGCACTTTTATGGGTTTTGTTGGTATCACTGCTGCCGGCCTGCAGCCTGATGCCGACACAGCAGCAGGCGCTGGAGGGGTTCCCATCGGATGCAGTAGAGAATGCTCGCCAACAGTCCGAGCAACTCGAACATCTGCAGACCTTGGGTGGTGCGACAACAGCCCAGCAACAACAGATCCGGCAATTGCAGAACAGCCTGCGACAGTTTGAACGCAACGCAATTCACACGGCGAGCCGTCTGGAAAAACAGGACGACTGGCACGGCGCCGAGCGCGTTTTACAGGTTGCCACAGACGTACTGCCAGGCAGCCGGGCACTCAACACTGCACGGCAGCAGTTTTCAGAGCGGCGCCAGTTGCGTGAGGAACGGGTGCGTATGGAGCTGGCAATCCAGCGTGGCGAACAGCTGCTGAACGAGGCCGAGGCCTACCAGCGCCTGCAGCAGCTTAAAGGCCCCGACATGCTGACCTGGCTCGAGCTGAAGAACTTTCACCGCAAATGCCGTGGGACGGCACAGGCGCTGGAGGACCACGCACGACGGGCGCTGCAACGGGAAGACTATGCACTGGCTACCCGCGGACTGAAGGTGGCACGGCAACTGTACGGCAACGACCTTCTCCACGAAGCTGACCAGCGCGAAAAGATCGATCAGCAGCTGGCCCTGGCCAACCGCCACCTTGGCCAGCCGAAGCGCCAAGTGGCCAGCAGCTCCCCGAAAAAAGATCACAGGGTTCCCGTGCAGGAACTACAACAGGCACTGGACGCTGGCGACCTCCTCAGCGCGCGGCAGCACCTGAACCAGCTACAGCAAAAATCCCCGCAAGATCCGCAACTGTTACCCCTGCAATCGCAGTTTCGGACACAGCTCAACGCCCGCGTCGAAGCTGCCATCAAGCGGGGCAACGACCTGTACAGCGAGGGCAAAATCGAGCGAGCGGTGGAAATCTGGCGTGAAGCCAAAGTCCTGGATCCGGACAACAGCGAATTACTGACCAATATCGCCAGGGCCGAAAAAGTACTGGAGAACCTCAAGGCTCTGTCGGCATCGCCCGAAGGAGACCGTTAAGGCGCATTCAGATTTCTGTGCCCCCTCTCGCAGAGCGAGAAGTGCAGGCCCATGAACCAACCTGCACATCCGCAAACTCAAAAAGACTTTGAATCGCATTGATGGTCTTGGTTTTAAGTTTCGGACATAAAAAAGCCCGCTTTTAAGCGGGCTTTTTTAATGAATAATGGTCGGAGTGGCCGGATTTGAACCGACGACCACCACACCCCCAGTGTGGTGCGCTACCAGGCTGCGCTACACTCCGACGAAGGGGAATCAAGCGCCTAAAACATTGCTAAGTGCTTGATTTTTAAGGCATCGCATTGCGATGAGGCGCAAATCATACATCAGTGGGCGGGGAATGCAAGCCCGGATTTGTGCCGTTCTGAAACTTTAGTTGGGGGTCTCCAGCAGGGCCAGTACACCTTCCAGCTCGGCGATCATCTGTGGCAGAACCTGCTGCAACTGCACGCCCTGGACCTTCTCAGTACTGGACTCCATCTGCAGGCGGGCGCCACCGATGGTGTAGCCCTCCTCGTACAGGAGTGCGCGGATCTGGCGGATAAGGAT from Microbulbifer aggregans includes these protein-coding regions:
- a CDS encoding adenylate/guanylate cyclase domain-containing protein, translated to MINKAKGTLRRTASGLRVRLIQLLPRRIPIAFKLALVMTLLLVLGMTSLGLFISDNQNRLIRTQLHEFGNTMALQLAKLAGEPILSENSLNLRMLTTNLGQDEKILGAGIYSRDGELLSATGIQPDLTGSPFQTGGVISRPWFRNAADGSQERLLSFIAPATYLDVQVGSVIVTLSASQMDQAATSARDAIIYATLAMTVLASLLAYWLSRRLSLPIHHLMKATQAIDRGDLATRIDQQRNDEIGYLFEGFNNMAAGLLRKSQVEQVFSRYVSKNVADKVLANLDEVRLVDRPIEATVLFADITGFTAMSEKLQPSQVSELLNEYFSYISQACSMYGGVVDKFIGDCAMLAFGVLEDDTDHAFHAVSCAVLIQQLAARLNEQRRANGRPEVHFRIGINCGAMLAGNLGSDERMEYTVVGDAVNLASRLCSEAQSNQIIIQKKMFTMLEPRIIARSERTLAVRGKSAPVGIYSVQDIHRNDQAQLRANLQKVLNSRPHQQRRQAVAHV